CAGAAAAAGGTGCAGGCTCTTCAAACTTCCTGAAGCATTGCTTTTAACCTCGACAGGATGCACAACGCCCTCTCTAACGGCGAGAAAATCCACCTCCGCCATGCTGTTTCTTGCCTGCCGATCCCAGTAATAAAGCTCTCCTTGCTGGGCAATGAGCATTTCCTGACCCACAAACTGTTCCGCCATTGCGCCCCGATATACCTGGAGTAGATCTGCTTGTGTGTC
Above is a genomic segment from Syntrophobacterales bacterium containing:
- a CDS encoding DUF4143 domain-containing protein, giving the protein MAEQFVGQEMLIAQQGELYYWDRQARNSMAEVDFLAVREGVVHPVEVKSNASGSLKSLHLFLKSYANSGNGIVLSTRQYAELPDKRITFIPLYFAMSATMVNRVNRGQRQIVLPV